A window from Thunnus albacares chromosome 19, fThuAlb1.1, whole genome shotgun sequence encodes these proteins:
- the LOC122969734 gene encoding probable ATP-dependent RNA helicase ddx6, producing MATARTENVGPVVMGLNKQNGQLRGQTKPASVQPAPTTQGKALGAPQKPGSAAQEGGGIKFGDDWKKSLKLPPKDNRVKTSDVTSTKGNEFEDYCLKRELLMGIFEMGWEKPSPIQEESIPIALSGRDILARAKNGTGKSGAYLIPLLERIDLKKDHIQAIVMVPTRELALQVSQICIQISKHLGGVKVMATTGGTNLRDDIMRLDETVHVVIATPGRILDLIKKGVAKVDRVQMMVMDEADKLLSQDFVVLIEDIISFLAKNRQILLYSATFPISVQKFMAKHLQKPYEINLMEELTLKGITQYYAYVTERQKVHCLNTLFSRLQINQSIIFCNSTQRVELLAKKITQLGYSCFYIHAKMMQEYRNRVFHDFRNGLCRNLVCTDLFTRGIDIQAVNVVINFDFPKNAETYLHRIGRSGRFGHLGLAINLITSEDRFNLKAIEDQLVTDIKPIPSSIDKSLYVAEFHSGSADCDVEEVEEKSGRQQDST from the exons atggcAACCGCCAGAACAGAAAACGTTGGCCCGGTCGTCATGGGACTGAACAAGCAGAACGGGCAGCTCAGAGGACAGACCAAACCAGCTTCAGTCCAGCCAGCACCCACAACTCAAGGAAAGGCTTTGGGTGCACCCCAGAAACCAGGCAGTGCGGCTCAAGAAGGAGGAGGCATTAAGTTTGGAGATGACTGGAAAAAGAGCCTAAAGCTCCCTCCCAAAGACAACAGGGTCAAAACCTCA GATGTGACGTCCACTAAGGGGAATGAATTTGAAGATTACTGTCTCAAACGAGAACTCCTGATGGGCATCTTTGAGATGGGTTGGGAGAAACCATCCCCTATCCAG GAGGAGAGCATTCCCATCGCCCTGTCTGGACGGGATATTCTGGCCCGGGCTAAAAACGGAACAGGAAAAAGTGGAGCCTATCTCATCCCACTGCTGGAGAGGATAGACCTTAAAAAGGACCACATACAGG CCATTGTCATGGTGCCCACCCGTGAGCTGGCACTGCAGGTGAGCCAGATCTGCATCCAGATCAGCAAACACCTGGGAGGAGTCAAAGTCATGGCCACCACCGGGGGCACAAACCTGCGAGATGACATCATGCGCCTTGACGAGACCG TGCATGTGGTCATCGCCACGCCTGGTAGGATCCTGGACTTGATTAAGAAAGGAGTGGCAAAGGTGGATAGAGTCcagatgatggtgatggatgAG gCAGATAAGCTGCTGTCTCAGGATTTTGTGGTGCTCATCGAGGATATCATCAGCTTCCTGGCCAAGAACAGGCAGATCCTGCTCTACTCTGCAACCTTCCCCATCAGCGTGCAGAAGTTCATG GCCAAGCACCTTCAAAAACCCTACGAGATAAACCTGATGGAGGAGCTGACGCTGAAGGGCATTACTCAGTACTATGCCTACGTCACTGAGAGGCAGAAAGTCCACTGCCTCAACACACTGTTCTCCAGG ctTCAGATCAACCAGTCAATCATCTTCTGTAACTCCACTCAGAGGGTGGAGCTCTTGGCAAAGAAGATCACCCAGCTGGGTTACTCCTGCTTCTACATCCACGCCAAGATGATGCAG GAATATAGAAACCGTGTGTTCCACGACTTCAGAAATGGACTGTGCAGAAACCTGGTCTGCACTG ATCTCTTCACCAGAGGTATTGACATCCAGGCTGTCAACGTGGTCATCAACTTCGATTTCCCCAAGAATGCTGAGACTTATCTCCATCGTATTGGAAGATCAG GGAGGTTTGGTCATCTGGGCTTGGCCATCAACCTGATCACATCGGAGGATCGCTTCAACCTGAAGGCCATCGAAGACCAGCTGGTGACCGACATCAAGCCCATTCCCAGCAGCATCGACAAGAGCCTCTACGTCGCCGAATTCCACTCCGGCAGCGCCGACTGTGATGTGGAGGAGGTCGAGGAGAAATCAGGACGCCAACAAGACAGCACCTAA
- the LOC122969728 gene encoding trypsin-2-like has protein sequence MLFLIFLVLVATNAALGFDDTIYGSYECRPHSVPWQVSLNNGWHYCGGALISDRWVVSAAHCFKGEDIELRLGEHHIGNKDGPEQFIAPAVIIPHPEYDRYTNNNDIMLIKLAEPAKFDKYVQPIALPSSCVSLEYQWCVISGWGVTNGPFDCLECLHCVDVPTIPQEDCGFSSSLFCTAVLERGKGSCQGDSGGPVVCNGELHGVVSLGWGCTGANMVGVHTKVCKFTDWIQSTMASH, from the exons ATGTTGTTCctcatttttcttgtgttgGTGGCTACCAATG CTGCCCTCGGCTTTGATGATACGATCTATGGCAGCTATGAGTGCAGGCCTCACTCCGTCCCCTGGCAGGTGTCACTCAACAACGGCTGGCACTATTGCGGAGGAGCCCTGATCAGTGACCGCTGGGTCGTCAGTGCTGCACACTGCTTCAA AGGTGAGGACATTGAGCTGCGTCTGGGTGAGCACCACATCGGCAACAAGGATGGCCCTGAGCAGTTTATTGCTCCGGCTGTCATCATCCCCCACCCAGAGTACGACCGTTACACCAACAACAATGACATCATGCTAATCAAACTTGCTGAGCCAGCAAAGTTTGATAAGTATGTCCAGCCCATTGCCCTGCCTAGCAGCTGTGTCTCTTTAGAATACCAGTGGTGTGTGATTTCTGGCTGGGGAGTCACCAACGGTCCCT TTGATTGTCTGGAATGCCTGCACTGCGTGGATGTGCCCACCATTCCCCAGGAGGACTGTGggttctcctcctctctgttctgcACCGCCGTCCTTGAGCGAGGAAAGGGCTCCTGCCAG GGAGATTCTGGCGGCCCTGTGGTGTGTAATGGGGAGCTCCACGGTGTGGTGTCCTTGGGGTGGGGCTGTACTGGGGCAAATATGGTTGGGGTTCACACCAAG GTCTGCAAGTTTACTGACTGGATTCAGTCCACTATGGCTTCTCACTGA
- the lipea gene encoding lipase, hormone-sensitive a, giving the protein MRVDSDMDYKVVFAALETVCEDNISALCGPSDLPYGSVAQRLVTCMRQIQEHGRALEPLVASFTAVYHHYDFDEQTPGNGYRTLVKVLQSCLLHIIQKGRYIASNYNGAFFRADHNASEMEAYCSALCQLRALLYLAKQLINDNDHGQLYSLQDGDLSRKFVQEYSSMHKACFYGRCLGFQFSPTLRPFLQTVVISMVSYGETYGKQQSGLGMAALSLLTSGKYVIDPELRGAEFERITQNLDLQFWKSFWNLTESGLITGFSRIASSPVKVNLTLTLPPVALRLPLASDPSLSATVSPPLAHWGPGPVHMRLISYELREGQDSEELRAFSRTDPPPITASQLPWVQKQPRSPWLLIHFHGGGFVAQTSRSHENYLRSWSKELNVPVLSVDYSLSPEAPFPRALEECFYAYCWALKNCHLLGSTAERVCLAGDSAGGNLCITVSMKAISSGIRVPDGIMAAYPATLLTTDASPSRLLTLIDPLLPLGVLTKCLNAYAGAESQTVQPAVASGSLSALGRDTAMLLSDLTQGASNWIQSFLDPMRPTGGVRSPSSAHRTSPSNNTHRTFSHTSPPNSGAHMDYPEGFEPLRSECLAVVRPTSCPITRNPFVSPLLAPNNMLRGLPPVHIVASALDALLDDSVMFAKKLRDMGQPVSLSVVEDLPHGFLSLSQLSKETDVAAEICVERMREVFQQENPTPALHKRPKREETYH; this is encoded by the exons ACTCTGACATGGATTACAAGGTTGTGTTCGCAGCCTTGGAGACGGTGTGCGAAGACAACATTTCTGCTTTGTGTGGGCCTTCTGATTTGCCGTACGGCAGTGTTGCACAGCGTCTAGTCACGTGTATGAGACAGATTCAGGAGCATGGCCGAGCCCTGGAGCCTTTGGTCGCCAGCTTCACCGCCGTCTACCATCATTACGACTTTGATGAGCAAACACCTGGAAATGGTTACCGCACCCTGGTCAAG gTCTTGCAGTCTTGCCTTTTGCACATCATTCAAAAGGGCCGATACATTGCCTCGAATTACAACGGTGCCTTCTTCAGGGCAGACCACAATGCCTCAGAGATGGAGGCGTACTGCAGTGCCCTGTGCCAGCTGCGAGCCCTGCTCTACCTCGCAAAGCAGCTGATCAATGACAATGACCACGGCCAGCTGTACTCCCTGCAGGACGGGGACCTGAGCCGCAAGTTTGTGCAGGAGTACAGCTCCATGCACAAAGCCTGTTTCTATGGCCGCTGTCTGGGCTTTCAG TTCTCGCCAACTCTTCGTCCGTTCCTCCAGACCGTTGTAATAAGCATGGTTTCATATGGAGAGACATACGGTAAACAGCAGTCTGGGTTGG GTATGGCAGCACTTTCTCTCCTCACATCAGGGAAGTACGTCATTGATCCAGAGTTGCGGGGGGCCGAGTTCGAACGCATCACTCAGAACCTGGACTTGCAGTTTTGGAAGTCCTTCTGGAACCTCACAGAGTCCGGGCTTATAACA GGCTTCAGCAGAATAGCCTCTAGTCCAGTGAAGGTGAACTTAACCCTGACTTTGCCCCCTGTCGCTCTTCGCCTCCCCCTGGCCTCAGACCCCAGTCTGTCTGCCACTGTGTCACCTCCACTTGCCCACTGGGGCCCCGGACCAGTCCACATGCGTCTGATCTCCTATGAGCTTCGAGAAGGACAG GACAGTGAGGAGCTGCGAGCTTTTTCACGAACAGATCCTCCTCCCATCACTGCATCGCAGCTCCCCTGGGTACAGAAGCAGCCTCGCTCCCCCTGGCTGCTCATACACTTCCATGGAGGGGGGTTTGTGGCCCAGACATCCAGATCCCATGAG AATTATCTTCGAAGCTGGTCTAAGGAGCTGAACGTCCCCGTCCTCTCCGTGGACTACTCTCTGTCACCCGAAGCGCCCTTTCCTAGAGCTCTTGAGGAATGTTTCTACGCCTACTGCTGGGCCCTGAAAAACTGTCATCTGCTGG gCTCGACAGCAGAGCGAGTTTGTCTGGCGGGAGACAGCGCCGGAGGCAACCTCTGCATCACCGTTTCCATGAAGGCCATATCCAGCGGCATCCGAGTCCCTGACGGCATCATGGCTGCGTACCCCGCCACCTTGCTCACCACCGATGCCTCCCCCTCCCGCCTGCTCACACTCATTGACCCGCTGTTGCCTTTAGGTGTTCTCACTAAATGCCTCAATGCCTATGCAG GCGCAGAGTCTCAGACGGTGCAGCCTGCAGTGGCGAGCGGCAGTCTAAGCGCTCTGGGCAGAGACACCGCCATGCTGCTTAGTGATCTCACCCAGGGAGCCTCCAACTGGATCCAGTCCTTTCTTGACCCCATGCGGCCTACAGGTGGAGTGCGCTCTCCGTCGTCAGCGCATAGAACGTCCCCGAGTAACAACACCCACAGGACGTTCAGCCACACCTCCCCACCAAACTCCGGGGCTCACATGGATTACCCAGAGGGCTTTGAGCCCCTGCGTTCTGAGTGCCTGGCTGTTGTCCGCCCGACGTCCTGCCCCATTACCAGGAACCCATTTGTGTCACCCCTGCTGGCTCCTAACAACATGCTGAGAGGCCTGCCACCTGTACATATAGTG GCCTCTGCTCTGGATGCCTTGCTGGATGACTCTGTGATGTTTGCCAAGAAGCTGCGAGACATGGGCCAACCCGTGAGTCTGTCGGTGGTGGAGGACCTCCCACACGGCTTCCTCAGCCTGTCACAGCTCTCCAAGGAGACGGACGTCGCTGCGGAAATCTGTGTGGAGCGAATGAGGGAGGTTTTTCAGCAAGAAAACCCGACGCCTGCTCTTCATAAACGGCCAAAGCGGGAAGAGACTTACCACTAG